The nucleotide window CTCCGTGAGGATTTGGCGATCACTGCCTCGCCATACTCGGCTCCAACGAACCACCCTCTGGAGCCGGACATGTCGCAGTCAACTGCTGCACCCAGGGCCACAACGGGTTCGGTGGCAGCTGACGGGAGTCTGGACTTTTCGCTCGTTCACTCAATGCAAGGAGTTACATCATGAAAAAACTGACCACCGTCGTCCTGTCCATGTGCCTGGCCATGGGCGCTGCCAGCGTTTTTGCTGCCGATGCCATGAGCAATAACAGCATGAGCAAAGACTCGATGAGCAAAGATGCGATGTCCAAGGATGCAATGAAAAAAGACGGCATGTCCAAAGATGCCATGTCCAAGGACTCGATGAAAAAAGACAGCATGAGCAAGGACAGCATGAAGAAAGACGCGATGTCCAAGGATGCGATGAAGAAGGACGGCATGTCGCAGTAAACCCTGCCGTCCACAACTCCAAACCTGTAGGAGCGAGCTTGCTCGCTCCTACAGGGGTATGACCTTAACTCATACCCCCATGATTTTATATGGTTACAACCCCGCCAACCCCCAGTGTTAAAAAATCGCAAACACAGCTCATCAACAAAAACAAAGAGCGTTTGCACCCATGACTGATCCTCGTTTGCCCGTCCTGCGCTCTTCAACCCTTCGCCACGCGACCACTCTGGTTTGCGTGCGTATCGACCCACTCGAAATCATTGAAGAGTAACGACCCCATGAAAGAACTCGACCTGTACATCGGTGAAGGCTTCGAAGGCCCTGGCGTGAACGCCGCCCACATCAACATCCTGATCGGCCCGCGCAACGGTCCGGCCGGGCAGGCCTTCGCCAACAGCCTGGCCTCGCCAAGCCAGGGCCATTGCCCGTTCATGGTGATCGCCCAGCCGAACATCCCGGTCAAGCCGATGACCCTCTACGTCAACAAGGCCGCGATCAGCAGCGACCTGCACGGCAATGCCACCTGGGGCGCGTCCCAGGCCGGTATCGCCAAGGCGGTCCTCGAAGCGCTGCTCGACGGCACCCTGCCGCCGGAAGCCGAGGACGAGTGGGCCATCGTCACCGCCAACTGGGTCAACCCGTCCTGCGACGACCTCGATGCGGTGTACCTGAACAACTACAACGCCTGCCGCACCGCGATCCGCGCCGCCCTGACCGGCAAGCCGGAAACCGCGCAGCTCAAGGATGTGGTCGCGCACATCAGCAACCCTTTCTACACGCCAAAAGCCTGAGGTCCGCGCCATGCAATACATTCGTTTGGGCAACTCCGGCCTCGAAGTCTCCCGCCTGTGCCTGGGCACCATGAACATGGGTACCCCGGACTGGAAGCCGTGGATCTTCGATGAGAAGAAAAGCGAGCCGATCGTCAAACACGCGCTGGATAACGGCGTCAACTTCATCGACCTCGCGGACTTCTATTCTGCCGGCGTCGGCGAAGAAGTGGTGGGGCGCATCGTCAAGCGCCTGGCCCGTCGCGAAGACCTGGTGATCACCACCAAGGTCGGCTACGGCACCCGCTCGGGCATCAACGCCAGCGGTCATTCGCGCAAGCACATCATGGACAGCATCGACGCCTCGTTGAAGCGCCTGGACATGGACTACGTCGACGTCTTCATGCTGCATTACTTCGACGTCAACACCCCGGTCGAAGAGACCATGAGCGCCATGAACGACATCGTGCGTTCCGGCAAGGCCCGCTACATCGGCGTGTCGACCATGCTCACCGGGCAACTGGCGAAGATCCTCATGGCCTGCGAGCGCAATGGCTGGGTCAAGCCGATCAACATGCAGCTGCAACTGAACTGCGCCTACCGCGAAGAAGAGCGCGAGATGATTCCGTTCTGCCGCGACCAGGGCCTGGGTGTCTCGGTGTTCAGCCCGCTGGCCCGTGGCCTGCTGACTGGTGACGTGCAGTCGACCCGCAACCAGACCGACTTCTTCACCCAGCAGATGTACAGCGACGAAGCCTCGTTCGAGATCGCCCATTCGGTACAACGCGTGGCCCGTGCCCGTGGAGTGTCCAACGCGCAGATCGCCCAGGCCTGGGTCGCCAATCATCCGGGTGTGGATTGCATGCTGGTCGGCGCCGATACCACCGAGCAGTTCGACAGCGCCCTGGCGGCCCTGGAGACCAAGCTCGACGCCGAAGAGCTGCACGAACTGGAACGCAACTACACGCCGTGCGACGTGATCAACGATTACACCGCCGGCAAACGTATCCTGCGCACCGCCCGCCCGGGTGTGGACCGCTTCAACCTGACCGAGGCCGTGGCATGAGCGCGCTGATTCGAAACGGCAATTTCATCGATGGTAAATGGTCCAGCGGTGGGGCGACGTACCCGGTGCTGAACCCGGCCAACGGCGAGCTGATCGTCGAGGTGCAAAAGGCCGGCGCCGAGGACACCAACCGCGCGATCGACGCCGCCAACCGCGCCTTGCCGGCGTGGCGCAAATTGACCGCCAAGGAACGCAGCCAGAAGCTCAAGCGCTGGGGCGAGCTGATGCTCAGCAACCAGAAGGACCTGGCCACGCTGCTCAGCCGCGAACAGGGCAAGCCATTGGCCGAAGCCATGGGCGAAGTGGTGTACGCCGCGAGCTTCCTGGAGTGGTTCGCCGAAGAAGCCAAGCGCGCCTACGGCGATGTGATCCCCAGCCACAAGGCCGATGCACGCATAGTCGTGGTCAAGGAAGCGATTGGCGTGGTGGCGGCGATCACCCCGTGGAACTTCCCGCTGGCGATGGTCACCCGCAAGGTCGGCCCGGCGCTGGCCGCCGGTTGCACCATGATTCTCAAGCCGTCGGAAGAGACGCCGCTGTCGGCCTTCGCCCTGGCGGTGCTGGCCGAGCAGGCGGGCATTCCGGCAGGGGTGTTCAACATCGTGTCCGGCGACGCCGTGGCCATTGGCGGTGCGCTGCAAGCCTCCAGCATCGTGCGCAAACTGTCGTTCACCGGCTCCACCCGCACCGGCAAACTGCTGATGCGTCAGGCCGCCGACACCCTGAAGAAGATCTCGCTGGAGCTGGGCGGCAACGCCCCGTTCATTGTCTTCGATGACGCCGACATCGACGCGGCGGTCAAAGGCGCGATGGCCTCGAAATTCCGCAACACCGGGCAAACCTGCGTGTGCGTCAACCGCTTCTTCATCCAGGACGGCGTGTACGAAGCGTTCACCGGCAAGCTGGCCGAGGCCGTAGCGGCCATGCGTGTCGGCAGTGCGCTGGACGGCGACACCGAGCAGGGCCCGCTGATCAACACCGCGGCCCTGGCCAAGGTCGAGTTGCATGTCAGCGATGCGCTGGAGAAGGGCGCCACGGTCCTGTGCGGCGGTCGCCGTCACGCCTTGGGCGGCACGTTCTACGAGCCGACCATTTTGGCCGAAGCCAGCAGCGACATGCTGATCGCCCAGGACGAAACCTTTGGCCCGGTGGCCGCGTGCTTCCGCTTCAAGGACGAAGCCGAAGTGCTGCAACGGGCCAACGACACGCCTTACGGCCTGTCGGCATACTTCTACAGCCGCGACATCGGCCGCGTCTGGCGCATGGCCGAAGGCCTGGAGGCCGGCATGGTCGGCATCAACGAAGGGATCATCTCCACGGAAGTCGCCCCGTTCGGCGGCATCAAGGAATCGGGCCTGGGTCGCGAGGGCTCCAAATACGGTCTGGAAGACTACCTGGAAATCAAATACCTGTTGATGGGTGGACTCTAAGGCTCAGCGCCCCCTGTAGGAGCGAGCTTGCTCGCGATCGCAGTGGTCAGTCAACCTTCATGCAACTGACACTGCGCTATCGCGAGCAAGCTCGCTCCTACAGGAAACCAGCAAAATGGTCCGCCATTTCATCAGCACTACCGGTTTCATTTCTCCGTCAATAACAACAAATGGAGACGAAAATGTCCGTACAACCCGTAAAAATCGACGACCTGCCCATTGGCCGTTTCCACATCAAGATTGCCGGCCTGACGTTCGGCGCGCACTTCACCGACGGCTACATCCTCGGCCTGATCGGTATCGCTTTCACCCTGCTGAGCCCGCAGATGCAACTGGACGCATTCTGGCAGGGCCTGATCGGCGCTTCGGCCCTGATCGGCCTGTTCCTCGGCAGCCTGTTCTTCGGCTGGATTTCCGACAAGGTCGGCCGCCAGAAAATCTTCCTGGTCAGCTTCGTGCTGATCACCCTCGCTTCGGTGATGCAGTTCTATGTCGAATCGGCGCTGACGCTGTTCCTCTGCCGGGTGCTGATCGGCATCGGCCTGGGCGGTGACTTCAGTGTCGGCCACGCCATGCTGGCCGAGTTCGCGCCGAAGAAACACCGCGGCGTGTTGCTCGGTTCGTTCAGCGTGATCTGGACCTTCGGCTATGTCGCCGCGACCTTCGTCGGCACCGCCATGCTCAGCCTGGGCGACGATGCCTGGCGCTGGATGCTGGCGTCGTCGGCGATCCCCGCAGCGCTGATTCTGATCGCCCGCATCGGCACCCCGGAATCGCCACGCTGGCTGGTCAACCAGGGGCGCATTGCCGAGGCCCGCGCCATCGTCAAGAAATTCCTGGGCGACAACGTCGAGCTCGATGAAACCCCATCGGCGGAAACCCGCTCCGGCTACGCCGTGCTGTTCAGCCCCGAGTACCGCAAGCGCACGGCGTTCAACTGCCTGTTCTTCGTGTGCATCGTCATGCCGTACTTCGCCATCTACACCTTCCTGCCGTCGATCCTTCAGAAGATGGGCCTGGCCGAAGGTTTCGGCACCGAGCTGATGCTCAATATGCTGCTGATCCTCGGCGCGCTGATCGGTATCTGGTGCACGATCAAGTTCAGCCGTCGCGGCTTTTTGATCAACTCGTTCATCATCCTCGCGGTCGCGCTGTTCCTGCTGGCGGTGTTGCCGAGCAGCACGGCGATGCTGATGGTGCTGGTGTTCGGTGTGTTCACCCTGGTGCTGTCGGCGGTGAGTAACCTGGTGGGCGTCTTCCCGGCCGAGAGCTTCCCCACCGAAGTGCGCGCCAGCGGCATCGGCCTGGCCACGGCGGTGAGTCGCCTGGGCTCGGCGGTCAGCACCTTCCTGCTGCCGGTGAGTGTGGCGGGGATCGGCCTGAGCCCGACCATGGGCATCCTGGCCGGCATCCTGGCCATCGGCGCGCTGCTGTCCTGGGCCTGGGCGCCGGAAACCAAATCGCTGACCCTGAGCCAGGCGTGCAAAGCGCATAGCCCGGTGGAGGGCGGGGCGCCATTGGCGGTTAAGGCGGCTGCGTCGGTCTAAAGAACCACGATGACCCCCTGTGGGAGCGGGCTTGCTCGCGAAAGCGGTGTATCAGTCGACATCAATGCTGGCTGACACACCGCTTTCGCGAGCAAGCCCGCTCCCACAGGGGAAGGTGGTGTGTCAGTCGACATCAATGCTGGCTGATACACCGCCATCGCGGGCAAGCCCGCTCCTACAGGGGGGAGGTGTGCAGCACGCTCAGGGGTTGCTGACCAACTCCAACCACTGCGTAAACAACCGCACCTTCGACAACCCCCACTTGTCATTCGCCACATCCAGCCAATAGCCATAAGGCCCGATCACCTCCACCGGGGTGATCGGCAGCAGGCTGCCGTTGGCCAGTTCCTTCTCGATCATCTGTCGGTCGATCACCGCCAACCCACCGCCGGCCAGGGCCGTGTGGATCACCTGGTCCAGGGTGCTGAATTCCAGGCCCGGCCCGGCGTCGACATCGTCGCGGCCCATGGCCGCCAGCCAGTTTTCCCAGACCTTCAGGCGTTTGCCTTCGTGCAGGATGTGCAGCAGGGGAAAGCGCCGCAGGTCCGGTGGCTGGTCGCCGTTGAACAACTCCGGGCTGGCCACTGCGATGTGCCGTTCCATCACCAGCAACTGGCTGTGGCAATGGCTGGCGGCTTGCTGACCGAAGCGGATGTGGCAGTCGATTTCCGCCAGGCTGTCGGCGCCCAGCTGGTTGGTCACGCTCAGGCTGATGTCGGGATAGCGCTGGACGAAGGCGCGCAGGTGCGCCGACAACCAGCGGGTGCCCCAGGTCGGCGGGGCGACGATGCGCAGGCGCTGGCGCAGGTTGGGCACGCGCACCGCTTGCAGGGCACGCTCGACATGGTCGAAGGCATCACTCAATTGGGCGGAGAGGGCGCTGCCGGTTTCGGTCAGGGTCAGGCCCTGGGGAGTGCGGATGAACAGCGTCACGCCCAGGTAGTCTTCCAGTTGCTTGATCTGCCGACTGACCGCGCCCTGGGTCACGTTCAAACCGAGCGCCGCCTGGCTGAAACTGCGATGCCGCGCGACCTCTTCGAAGACGCGCAGCATGTTGAGCGAGGGCAGTTGACGCATGAAAGAAGGGCTCCGTACCCGATGGTACGTACGAAATTTCTGAAGGCCCTATCTGACTATTTGTCATCGGTTGATGCAAGCGTTGTTTGTGCCGACGCCATCCCTGTAGGAGCGGGCTTGCCCGCGATGGCGCCCGCAAGGACACCCGTGATCAGAAGTAATACCCAATGTTCATATACAACTGATTCTCCCAATGATCCGTCCCCCCGGCCCCCAAACTCTGGGTGTAGCTGCTGCCGCCAATGTACGGATCGTTCTTGCCGATCAGCCACTCGGTGGCGATCCACAATTTGCTCAGCGAAAACGACGTGCCGAGGATCACCCGTTCGGAGGTCTTGAAGTCGCTGGCGGATTTGTCGAAGGCGCTGTAGTTGGCGTACAGCTTGATGCCGCTGAGCTGGTCGAACAGGTACTTGCCGGCGATGTCGTAGCTCAGGTCGGCGACGTACAGGTTGCCGCGACTGGCGACGTTGTAGGTGCCGTCGTAACCGCCCAGGGTCACCAGTTCGTCGGTGCCGGGGTTGCGTGGCGACATCTGCTGACGTGCGGCCTGCAACTGCACGCCCCACGGGCCGTTCTTGCCCAGGTAGTGCACGGCGGCGGCATTGCGGCGGCCATCGTTGTCGGTGTCGCGGTTTTCCAGGGTCGAGGTCAGGCCGGAGACGCCGACCTCGGATTTCCACGAACCGAGGTCGAACGATTTGGCCACGCGCAGCACCACGGTGTTGCGTTCCTGGTTGTCGCTGCCGTCGGCCACGTAGCTGTCGGCTTCGGAGACCACGCTGGAGTAGGTCACGCCGTTGCTGGTGCCCTTGCCCTGCCAGGCCGGGTGCAGGTAGTAACCGGCCTGCACGTTCCAGTCGCCGCTTTGCTGGATGTACTTGGCGCCGACCTGTTGCACGTCTTCCAGGCCAATGACGTTGCCCAGGGTTTCGTAGAAGGTGCTGCCAAAGTACGGTTGCAAGCCGAACGGCACGGTGTTCAGGCCCACTTGCACCTGCTGGTCGGGGTTGAACTTGTAACCGACCCAGGCGAACTTGGCGAACTGGATCGCGTCGTGGTGCTTGGTGTACTGGTAGGGGTAGGCCTTGCCGTAGAAACGGTACTGGGCTTCGCCGATCCAGGTATCGGAATTGTATTTGGCACTCAGGAACACCGTGTCCAGGCCGAACTCCTCGATGTCACGATCCGGGTCGTGGTCCCAGCGGGCACGGATGGCGCCGCCAAGGTCGAGGTTGTCGGTGACCTGGACCGCCATGGCCGGCGCCGCGAGGGCGCCCAGGACAGGCAGCAGAACGATGGAACGGATAGCTCGAGGGGTGGTGCGCACAGTCTTACTCCCGATATTTTTTGATTTTTATTGGCAACAGCAATCCCGACCGCAGCCAACGCTGCAGCACGGGGGAAAGGGTTTTTACGGCCGGGCGATCTAGGGTCTGATCAACCTCAACGCCGGGCCTTCGTCCACAAAGGCGGGTATCGCCGAGGCGCCAGGGGCGGCCGCCAGCAGCGTCTGGGTGTAGTGGTTCTGCGGGCGCAACAGCACCTGTTCGGCACTGCCGTACTCGACCACTTCACCCTGGCGCATCACCGCGATGGCATCGCTGATCTGCGCCGCGACCCGCAAGTCGTGGGTGATGAACAGGATGCTCAGGTTGAGTTTCTGCTGCAGGTCGGCCAGCAGCTCCAGCACCTGTTTCTGCACCGAGACGTCCAGGGCCGACACGCTTTCGTCGGCGATCAGCACCTCCGGGCGCATCGCCAGGGCCCGGGCGATGCCGATGCGCTGGCGCTGGCCTCCGGAAAACTGCCGCGGCTTGCGTTTGAGCGCGTCGCGCTTGAGCCCGACCTGCTCCAGCAGATCGCCTGCCTCGGCCCAGGCATCCTTGGCCGACAACCCGCGCAACTGCGCAGCGCGGGCGATGATGTCGCCGACCCGGTGCCGTGGATTGAGCGAGCCGTACGGGTCCTGGAAGATCATCTGAATGCGCCGCCGGTTGGCCGCCAGCGCCGAACCGCGCAGGGCCAGGAAGTCGGTGTCGCCGACCCAGACATGACCGCTGTCGCTGTCCACCAGGCGGATCGCCGCCTTGACCAGGGTGCTCTTGCCCGAGCCGGACTCGCCGACGATCGCCAGGGTCTTGCCCCGCGGCAGTTGCAGCGACACGTTGCGCAGTGCCGCCACCGAGCGCCCGCCAACGTTGTAGGTCTTGTTCAGATGTTCGATGCGCAACGCCAGCTCGCCGTCGGCGCAGGGCGCATGCAGTTCCGGGTGCAGCGCCGGCACCGCGGCGATCAGCTTGCGTGTGTAAGGGTGCGCCGGGGCGTTGAGCACCTGGTCGCGCTCACCGATTTCCACCAGGCGGCCGCCTTCCATCACCGCGATGCGATCGGCAATTTCCGCCACCACGCCAAAGTCGTGGGTGATGAACAGGATGCCGTGCTGGCCGCGTCCGCGCAGTTCGCGCACCAGCTTGAGCACTTGCGCCTGGGTGGTCACATCCAGCGCCGTGGTCGGCTCGTCGGCGATCAGCAGGTCCGGGTTCATTGCCAGGGCCATGGCGATCACCACCCGCTGGCACTGGCCGCCGGACAGTTGATGCGGATAGCTGTTGGCGATCCGGGGCGGGTCGGGCAGGTGGGTCGAGTCGAGCAGGGCGAGCATGCGTTCGCGGCGTTCCTCGGCGCTCATCTGCGGGGCGTGAATGTCGAAAATTTCCTCGACCTGCTGGCCGATGCGGATCGCCGGGTTCAGCGCCGCCATGGGCTCCTGGAAAATCATCGCGATGCGGTTGCCGCGCAGTTGGCGCAAGGCCTCCTGCGGCAGGCGGCAGATGTCATCGCCAAGGAAGTCGATCACCCCTTCGCTGTGGCGCAGGCCCTTGGCGTAGTCGCCCATGATCGCCGCCGACAGCACCGACTTGCCCGAACCGGACTCGCCGATCACGCAGAGGATCTCGCCCTTGCGCACCTCGAAATTGATGCCGCGCACGGCGTGGCTGCGGTCGGCGCCGGCCGGCAGCTCGATGGACAGGTTCTCCACACGCAGCACTTGTTGCAGATTGTTCAGGTCGCTCATGCTCAGCTCCTTGTGCCTTTCTGGGCGTGTTCGTCCAGGCCGTCGGCCAACAGGCTGAGGCCCAGCATCAGGGTGGAGATGGCAATGCACGGGAAGATCACCAGGTGCGGAAAGGCGATGGCCATGCTGCGGCCTTCGTTGATCATGCCGCCCCAGTCCGGGATCGGTGGCGGCAGGCCCAGGCCGAGAAAGCCCAGGGCGCCGATCATGATCGCGGTGTAGCCGATGCGCAGGCAGAAATCGACGATCAGCGGGCCGCCGCAGTTGGGCAGGATTTCCACCAGCATGATGCGCAGCGAACCTTCGCCCTGGGTGATGGCGCTGAGCACGTAGTCGCGCGAGCGGATGTCGATGGTCAGGGCGCGCATGATGCGGAAGATCGCCGGGGCGCTGGTGAAGGTCACCGCAATCAGGATGTTCAGCGCCGAGGCGCCGAGGGCGATGATGATCACGATGTACAGCACCAGCACCGGGAACGACAGCACGGTGTCGGCCACATAGGACAGCAAGGCGTCGACCTTGCCACCGAAGTAACCGGCGCACAGGCCCATGGCGATGCCCACGGCGAACGCGGTCAGCGTGGCGAGGATCGACCAGAACAGCACGGTGCGCGTGCCCCAGATCAGCCGCGAGAGAATGTCGCGGCCAATCATGTCGGTGCCCAACAGGAAGCTCTGGCCGTCGGGGTCCGCTGTCATGGGGGTGAGCAGCGGGCTGAAGCTGGCCAGCGGATCATGCGGCGCCAGCCACGGCGCGAACGCGGCGACCAGCACCCAGCCGCCCACGAGGATCAGGCCGAGCAACGCCAGGGGATGTTTGAACGAGTGCAGGAAGCTCATTGGCCACCTCCGCCAAGACTGCGCAAGGTGATGCGCGGGTTGAGCCAGGTGTAGGCCAGGTCGGAAAAGATCTTGGTCGCGCCGACCACCGCGCCGCTGATCATCGCGCAGGCTTCGATCAGGTAGACGTCGTGGTTCAGTGACGCGGTGTACAGCAGCGAGCCGAAGCCCTTGTAGGCAAAGAACACCTCGACCACGATCACGTTCGACAGCAGCCAGGGGATGTACAGCATGATCACAGTGATCGGGGCGATCAGCACATTGCGCAGGGCGTGGCGCAGCACGATGCGCGCGGTCGATGCCCCTTTCAGGCGCGCGGTGCGGATGTACGGCGCCTGCATCACTTCCACCATCGAGGCGCGGGTGATGCGCGCCAGGTAGCCGATGCCGAACAGGCACAGCACCATCAGCGGCAGGGCCAGTTCGGCACCACTGAATCCGTCGCTCATGCTGCTCACGCCCGGCAGCCAGTTGAGCCAGAACACGAAGATCGCCGAGACGAACACCGCACTGGCGAAATCCGGAATCGAGGTGGTGACGATCGACAGGAACGACACCAGGCGATCGATCATCGAGCCCTGGCGAATGCCGGCCAGCACGCCGAGGGTCAGGGCCACCGGCACCATCACCAGCAACGCCAGCCCGGCGAGAATCAGGGTTTGCCCAAGGTTGGGCAGCAGCAGGTTGATCACCGGTTCGCGAAAGTGCACCGAGGTGCCCCAGTCGCCGCTGACGAAGTCCTTCAACCACACCAGGTAGCGCCACAGGAACGGCTGGTCATAGCCATGTTCCACCAGCCACGCGGCGCGCTGGTCGGCGGCGGAGTAGGGGCCGAGGACGTTGATCGCCACGTCCTCGATGTTCAATTCCAGGGCGACGAACACGATCAGCGACACCGATAACAGGGTCGCGATCAACGCCGCCAGTTTGCGCAACAGAAAGTCAGCCATGGATGCAGGCTCCAGCAGGTCAAGAGGCCGGCCCGCCGCACCCCGAGGGTGGGCGAGCGCGTGTGCGGCTGCGTGTCAGGCGCTCAGCCAGACCTCGTCCATGGGGTAGAAGTCCGAAGGGTGGACCTTGAAGCCCTGGACCTTCTTGCTGGTGGCGGTGAACTTGTCACCCCAGAACGGCTGTACCATCACCGCGCCGTCCTGCAGGATGCGCTCGACGTCCTGCATGGCCACGGCGCGTTGTTTCGGGTCGATGATGCCCATGGCCTTGTCCAGCGCGGCATCGAACGCCGGGTCGCTGTAGTGGCTTTCGTTCCAGGCGGCGCCTGTGCGGTAGGCCAGCTCCAGGGACATCACGCCCAACGGGCGGTGGGCCCAGTAGGTCAGGCTGAACGCGGCCTTGTCCCAGATCGGCCAGTACTGGGTGGCCGGGATCACCTTGAGGTTGATGCGGATGCCGGCTTCCAGGCAGTTCTGTTGCAGGATCTGCGCGCAGTCCTGCTCGTAGCGGCCCTGGGTGTTGCCGACGATCAGGTCGATGTCGATACCGTTGGGGTAGCCGGCTTCGGCCAGCAGTTTTTTCGCCCCGGCCACGTCCCGCTCGCGTTTGGGCAGCGGTGCGTATTCGGGGTGGGACGGGGCCACGTGGTGGTCTTCGCCCAGGGTGCCCATGCCGCGATAGGCGATCTTGAGCATCTGCGCGTTGTCGGCGCACATCACCACGGCCTTGCGCAGGCGCACATCGCTGAACGGCTTCTGGTCGCAGGCCATGCGCATGACCACGGTCTGCGCCGATTTGCAGCTGAGCAATTGCGCACCCGGCAGGCGCTTGGCCAGGTCCAGTTCGGCGACGGTGATGCGGTACAGCACGTCGACCTGGCCGGCTTGCAGGGCGGCCAGGTGAGTGGAAATGTCGGTGCCCATGTCGACGTAGCGCAGCTCGTCGAGGTTGGCCGGCTTGCGCCAGTAATCGGCGCGCTTGGCGAAGGTGGCCTGCTTGTTCACCGCGAACGACACCAGTTTGAACGGGCCGGTGCCGATCGGGTTTTTCGTCCAGTCATCACCGGCCTTGAAGCTGCGGTGTACCAGGGTGCAGGTGAAGGCGCTGAGCATTTCCGGCACGGCCAGGATCGGGCGCTTGAGCACCAGGCGGAACTGGTACGGGCCGGTTTTCTCGAAGGCAGCGACGTCCTGGAACGCGGTGCGGTTGACCGACTTGGAATCGGCGGCGATCCAGCGATTGATGTTGTGCTCGACGTCGTCGGCGCTGAACTCATCGCCGTTGCTCCACTTCACGCCCTGGCGCAGGTTGAAGGTCCAGGTCTTGAGGTCTTCGGACGGGCTCCAGCTCTCGGCCAGGTACGGGTGGGTGATGTTGTCGGCATCGACCCAGGTGAGGAATTCCAAAGAGTTGCGCAGCAGGTTCGAGGCTTCGATCCAGGTGATCAGCATCGGGTCCTGGATTTCCTGGATGGCGCAGGCAAAACGCAGGCTGCCGCCCTGGCGTGGCGGCTGGTCATCGGCGGCGAACACCGAATCGCCCAGCAAGGCCGAGCCGACGAAGGTGCTGGCGC belongs to Pseudomonas sp. MYb118 and includes:
- a CDS encoding pentapeptide MXKDX repeat protein; translation: MKKLTTVVLSMCLAMGAASVFAADAMSNNSMSKDSMSKDAMSKDAMKKDGMSKDAMSKDSMKKDSMSKDSMKKDAMSKDAMKKDGMSQ
- the fae gene encoding formaldehyde-activating enzyme — protein: MKELDLYIGEGFEGPGVNAAHINILIGPRNGPAGQAFANSLASPSQGHCPFMVIAQPNIPVKPMTLYVNKAAISSDLHGNATWGASQAGIAKAVLEALLDGTLPPEAEDEWAIVTANWVNPSCDDLDAVYLNNYNACRTAIRAALTGKPETAQLKDVVAHISNPFYTPKA
- a CDS encoding aldo/keto reductase; the encoded protein is MQYIRLGNSGLEVSRLCLGTMNMGTPDWKPWIFDEKKSEPIVKHALDNGVNFIDLADFYSAGVGEEVVGRIVKRLARREDLVITTKVGYGTRSGINASGHSRKHIMDSIDASLKRLDMDYVDVFMLHYFDVNTPVEETMSAMNDIVRSGKARYIGVSTMLTGQLAKILMACERNGWVKPINMQLQLNCAYREEEREMIPFCRDQGLGVSVFSPLARGLLTGDVQSTRNQTDFFTQQMYSDEASFEIAHSVQRVARARGVSNAQIAQAWVANHPGVDCMLVGADTTEQFDSALAALETKLDAEELHELERNYTPCDVINDYTAGKRILRTARPGVDRFNLTEAVA
- a CDS encoding NAD-dependent succinate-semialdehyde dehydrogenase translates to MSALIRNGNFIDGKWSSGGATYPVLNPANGELIVEVQKAGAEDTNRAIDAANRALPAWRKLTAKERSQKLKRWGELMLSNQKDLATLLSREQGKPLAEAMGEVVYAASFLEWFAEEAKRAYGDVIPSHKADARIVVVKEAIGVVAAITPWNFPLAMVTRKVGPALAAGCTMILKPSEETPLSAFALAVLAEQAGIPAGVFNIVSGDAVAIGGALQASSIVRKLSFTGSTRTGKLLMRQAADTLKKISLELGGNAPFIVFDDADIDAAVKGAMASKFRNTGQTCVCVNRFFIQDGVYEAFTGKLAEAVAAMRVGSALDGDTEQGPLINTAALAKVELHVSDALEKGATVLCGGRRHALGGTFYEPTILAEASSDMLIAQDETFGPVAACFRFKDEAEVLQRANDTPYGLSAYFYSRDIGRVWRMAEGLEAGMVGINEGIISTEVAPFGGIKESGLGREGSKYGLEDYLEIKYLLMGGL
- a CDS encoding MFS transporter → MSVQPVKIDDLPIGRFHIKIAGLTFGAHFTDGYILGLIGIAFTLLSPQMQLDAFWQGLIGASALIGLFLGSLFFGWISDKVGRQKIFLVSFVLITLASVMQFYVESALTLFLCRVLIGIGLGGDFSVGHAMLAEFAPKKHRGVLLGSFSVIWTFGYVAATFVGTAMLSLGDDAWRWMLASSAIPAALILIARIGTPESPRWLVNQGRIAEARAIVKKFLGDNVELDETPSAETRSGYAVLFSPEYRKRTAFNCLFFVCIVMPYFAIYTFLPSILQKMGLAEGFGTELMLNMLLILGALIGIWCTIKFSRRGFLINSFIILAVALFLLAVLPSSTAMLMVLVFGVFTLVLSAVSNLVGVFPAESFPTEVRASGIGLATAVSRLGSAVSTFLLPVSVAGIGLSPTMGILAGILAIGALLSWAWAPETKSLTLSQACKAHSPVEGGAPLAVKAAASV
- a CDS encoding LysR substrate-binding domain-containing protein codes for the protein MRQLPSLNMLRVFEEVARHRSFSQAALGLNVTQGAVSRQIKQLEDYLGVTLFIRTPQGLTLTETGSALSAQLSDAFDHVERALQAVRVPNLRQRLRIVAPPTWGTRWLSAHLRAFVQRYPDISLSVTNQLGADSLAEIDCHIRFGQQAASHCHSQLLVMERHIAVASPELFNGDQPPDLRRFPLLHILHEGKRLKVWENWLAAMGRDDVDAGPGLEFSTLDQVIHTALAGGGLAVIDRQMIEKELANGSLLPITPVEVIGPYGYWLDVANDKWGLSKVRLFTQWLELVSNP
- a CDS encoding dipeptide ABC transporter ATP-binding protein, whose product is MSDLNNLQQVLRVENLSIELPAGADRSHAVRGINFEVRKGEILCVIGESGSGKSVLSAAIMGDYAKGLRHSEGVIDFLGDDICRLPQEALRQLRGNRIAMIFQEPMAALNPAIRIGQQVEEIFDIHAPQMSAEERRERMLALLDSTHLPDPPRIANSYPHQLSGGQCQRVVIAMALAMNPDLLIADEPTTALDVTTQAQVLKLVRELRGRGQHGILFITHDFGVVAEIADRIAVMEGGRLVEIGERDQVLNAPAHPYTRKLIAAVPALHPELHAPCADGELALRIEHLNKTYNVGGRSVAALRNVSLQLPRGKTLAIVGESGSGKSTLVKAAIRLVDSDSGHVWVGDTDFLALRGSALAANRRRIQMIFQDPYGSLNPRHRVGDIIARAAQLRGLSAKDAWAEAGDLLEQVGLKRDALKRKPRQFSGGQRQRIGIARALAMRPEVLIADESVSALDVSVQKQVLELLADLQQKLNLSILFITHDLRVAAQISDAIAVMRQGEVVEYGSAEQVLLRPQNHYTQTLLAAAPGASAIPAFVDEGPALRLIRP
- a CDS encoding ABC transporter permease produces the protein MSFLHSFKHPLALLGLILVGGWVLVAAFAPWLAPHDPLASFSPLLTPMTADPDGQSFLLGTDMIGRDILSRLIWGTRTVLFWSILATLTAFAVGIAMGLCAGYFGGKVDALLSYVADTVLSFPVLVLYIVIIIALGASALNILIAVTFTSAPAIFRIMRALTIDIRSRDYVLSAITQGEGSLRIMLVEILPNCGGPLIVDFCLRIGYTAIMIGALGFLGLGLPPPIPDWGGMINEGRSMAIAFPHLVIFPCIAISTLMLGLSLLADGLDEHAQKGTRS